In one Pirellulales bacterium genomic region, the following are encoded:
- a CDS encoding FliM/FliN family flagellar motor switch protein, with translation MGGENLSQAEVASLLGSVQPSAGRVAPPAGQAAALRRGDSAGRSPASLDFHYAERIGPAVLRALESLHAPVARDFSAALSVLVRSAVKMHITRVDQVTCAEFIRRLEKPTCFGVIRADEFGANVGLEISPRVMFPIIDRLLGGGHDASPPPDRPLTDIERRLASRVITPWNDALSRGWRDVAPLTFELSKIETQPTVTTIAAASELVVVVECELTIADATGPVRFCIPSRSLEKWRDRLLGNPAGAPLAGPSHAAPSMSGSCMPGTVELVAELATVRVTARELADLRVGDIITTDTGVQSPLVVSVDGIPRFHARPGAFKGRRALCIEERLDAPNSLS, from the coding sequence GTGGGTGGGGAGAATCTCAGCCAGGCGGAAGTCGCAAGCCTGTTGGGCAGTGTTCAGCCTTCGGCAGGTAGGGTCGCGCCTCCGGCGGGCCAAGCGGCGGCATTGCGGCGCGGCGATAGCGCAGGCAGGTCCCCGGCGTCGCTCGATTTTCATTATGCCGAGCGGATCGGTCCGGCCGTATTACGTGCGCTCGAATCGTTGCACGCACCCGTGGCTCGCGATTTTTCCGCGGCGCTTTCGGTGCTGGTTCGCAGTGCCGTGAAGATGCATATCACGCGCGTCGATCAGGTAACCTGCGCCGAGTTCATACGCCGTCTGGAGAAGCCGACCTGTTTCGGCGTGATCAGGGCGGACGAATTCGGGGCGAACGTGGGGCTGGAAATCAGCCCGCGTGTCATGTTTCCGATCATCGATCGATTGCTGGGAGGCGGCCATGATGCATCGCCACCGCCCGATCGCCCGCTGACGGATATCGAGCGACGGCTCGCATCGCGCGTCATTACACCGTGGAATGACGCGCTATCACGCGGCTGGCGCGACGTAGCGCCTCTGACGTTTGAATTGTCCAAGATCGAGACTCAACCAACCGTAACGACGATCGCCGCCGCCAGCGAACTGGTCGTCGTGGTGGAATGCGAATTGACGATCGCCGACGCGACCGGCCCCGTGCGATTTTGCATTCCTTCGAGATCGTTGGAGAAATGGCGCGATCGATTGCTGGGAAACCCCGCCGGCGCTCCGCTCGCCGGACCTTCGCATGCCGCGCCGTCGATGTCAGGCTCGTGCATGCCCGGCACCGTGGAATTGGTCGCCGAGTTGGCAACCGTTCGAGTCACGGCCCGCGAGCTGGCGGACTTGCGCGTGGGGGACATCATCACGACCGACACCGGTGTACAAAGTCCGCTGGTGGTTTCGGTCGACGGTATCCCGCGATTTCACGCCCGGCCAGGAGCCTTCAAAGGGCGCCGTGCCCTGTGCATCGAAGAGCGCCTCGATGCGCCGAACTCCCTGTCGTAG
- a CDS encoding glutamate-5-semialdehyde dehydrogenase, translated as MATAERLDLRTYTLDVARRALAASQQLAVVSGEAKQLWLRRAAELLRTRGKTLAAANALDLAAAPSFGLSPAQVDRLKLSPKTIESMAVGLEEVAALPEPIGEVIESSIRPNGLEVLKVRVPLGVVFFIYESRPNVTADAAAICVKSGNAVILRGGKEAANSNRAIANLLSEAAADVGLPADAVQLVSTTDREAVGHFLALDEYISVAIPRGGEGLIRRVVADAKMPVIKHFTGNCHLYVDASADLEMAERILINGKCQRMGVCNALESLLVHAGVAEKFLPAAAQQLTAHGIEIRGDERTRDRIASASEATPADYAAEYLGPIISVCVVDTLDEAIEHINRYGSKHTDAIVTRELDAARRFTAAVDSAAVMVNASTRFNDGFQFGLGAEIGISTDKLHARGPCGVKELTSYKYVVFGSGQVRE; from the coding sequence ATGGCCACCGCTGAACGCTTAGACTTGCGCACCTACACGCTCGACGTGGCCCGTCGCGCGCTCGCGGCCAGCCAGCAACTGGCGGTGGTCTCGGGCGAGGCCAAGCAGCTATGGCTGCGACGTGCGGCCGAGCTACTGCGAACGCGCGGCAAGACGTTGGCCGCGGCGAACGCCTTGGACCTGGCAGCGGCTCCCAGCTTTGGTTTGAGCCCGGCCCAGGTCGACCGGTTAAAGCTGTCGCCAAAGACGATCGAATCGATGGCCGTGGGTCTTGAGGAAGTTGCGGCGCTGCCGGAACCGATTGGCGAAGTGATCGAGTCGAGCATTCGTCCGAATGGTTTGGAAGTTCTCAAGGTGCGCGTGCCGCTAGGCGTCGTGTTCTTTATTTACGAATCGCGCCCCAACGTCACTGCCGACGCGGCAGCGATTTGCGTGAAGAGCGGCAACGCCGTGATCCTGCGCGGCGGTAAAGAGGCCGCGAATTCGAACCGCGCGATCGCCAACCTGTTGAGCGAAGCGGCCGCCGACGTTGGGTTGCCGGCCGATGCCGTGCAACTCGTTTCGACCACGGATCGAGAAGCCGTGGGACACTTTCTGGCGCTTGATGAATACATCAGCGTTGCCATCCCGCGCGGCGGCGAAGGGCTGATTCGTCGCGTCGTGGCCGATGCCAAGATGCCCGTAATCAAGCATTTTACGGGCAATTGCCATTTATATGTCGATGCCTCGGCCGATCTGGAGATGGCCGAGCGAATCTTGATCAATGGCAAGTGTCAGCGGATGGGAGTGTGCAACGCGCTGGAATCACTATTGGTACATGCGGGCGTTGCCGAAAAGTTCTTGCCCGCCGCTGCTCAGCAGTTGACCGCGCACGGAATCGAGATTCGCGGCGACGAGCGCACGCGTGATCGGATTGCTAGTGCCAGCGAGGCAACCCCGGCCGACTATGCGGCGGAATATCTCGGCCCGATCATTTCGGTTTGTGTCGTCGACACTTTGGACGAGGCGATCGAGCACATCAATCGTTACGGCTCGAAGCATACCGACGCGATCGTAACGCGCGAGCTGGACGCGGCCCGGCGCTTCACCGCGGCGGTCGATAGCGCGGCCGTGATGGTGAACGCCAGCACGCGATTTAACGACGGGTTCCAATTCGGGCTGGGGGCCGAGATCGGCATCAGCACCGACAAATTGCACGCCCGCGGTCCGTGCGGCGTGAAAGAATTGACCAGCTACAAATACGTCGTGTTCGGCAGCGGCCAGGTCAGGGAATGA
- a CDS encoding DUF1501 domain-containing protein, translating into MLTFADSAGRLARRGFLRAGALSLGGLSLPGLLAHAAADPQRLLTGRSVIFLFLHGGPSQFETFDPKMSAPAEIRSTTGEIPTAIPGLTFGSSFPKLAQLADRLTIVRSFTTGDARHDIKPIVSRHTGGANLSSYYARVAGATDPTSGMPRTALLFPRAVNTSAGPEQTQFGRFDSTGALGSGCAPFVPGAGGDLQRDMQLNLSIDRLDDRRALLGELDRVRWLFDATGQAGSLDKLREQAFSSVLNGVSKAFDLAREEPRVIERYDTAPLVQPDQIDRKWKNYEHYCDNAKSLGKLLLLARRLCEAGAGFVTVTTNFVWDMHADVNNAHCAEGMRYMGPPLDHAVSALVEDLHQRGLSDRILLVCCGEMGRTPRLNAHGGRDHWGNLAPLLLAGGGLRMGQVIGQSTRDGSQPLTEPIKIPNLVATILERLVDPAELRLVRGMPNEVVQAATAAPIPGLL; encoded by the coding sequence ATGTTAACATTTGCCGATAGCGCCGGACGACTTGCTCGCCGCGGATTCTTGCGCGCGGGCGCATTGTCACTCGGCGGATTATCGCTGCCTGGCTTGTTAGCGCATGCCGCGGCTGACCCGCAACGCTTGCTCACGGGCCGGTCGGTCATCTTTCTGTTCTTGCACGGCGGACCGAGCCAGTTCGAAACGTTCGACCCCAAGATGTCCGCGCCGGCCGAGATCCGTTCGACGACGGGCGAGATTCCGACCGCGATCCCCGGTCTGACGTTCGGCTCGTCGTTCCCGAAGCTCGCGCAGCTCGCCGATCGCCTGACGATCGTGCGCTCGTTCACAACCGGCGACGCACGTCACGACATCAAACCGATCGTCAGCCGGCACACTGGAGGCGCGAATCTCAGCTCTTACTATGCCCGCGTCGCTGGTGCTACCGACCCCACGAGCGGCATGCCGCGCACGGCGCTCTTGTTCCCGCGTGCCGTCAATACAAGTGCCGGTCCCGAGCAGACGCAATTCGGGCGCTTCGATTCGACGGGCGCCCTCGGTTCCGGCTGCGCCCCGTTCGTCCCCGGCGCCGGCGGCGATCTGCAGCGCGACATGCAGCTCAACTTGTCCATCGATCGACTCGATGACCGCCGGGCATTGCTTGGCGAACTTGATCGCGTTCGCTGGCTGTTCGACGCGACTGGCCAGGCCGGCTCGCTCGACAAGCTGCGCGAGCAGGCCTTCAGCAGCGTGCTCAACGGGGTGTCGAAAGCTTTTGACCTGGCGCGCGAAGAACCTCGCGTCATCGAACGATACGACACAGCCCCGTTGGTCCAGCCCGACCAGATCGATCGCAAGTGGAAGAATTACGAACACTACTGCGACAATGCCAAGTCGCTGGGCAAGCTGCTGCTACTGGCGCGTCGGCTGTGCGAGGCGGGGGCCGGTTTTGTCACGGTGACCACCAATTTCGTATGGGACATGCACGCCGACGTCAACAACGCCCATTGCGCCGAAGGAATGCGTTACATGGGCCCGCCACTCGATCACGCCGTGTCCGCGCTCGTCGAGGATCTTCACCAGCGTGGGCTCAGCGACCGCATTCTGCTGGTCTGTTGCGGTGAAATGGGGCGCACGCCCAGGCTGAACGCCCACGGCGGCCGCGACCACTGGGGCAACCTGGCCCCGCTACTACTGGCCGGTGGCGGATTGCGGATGGGACAAGTGATCGGGCAGTCGACCCGCGACGGCAGTCAGCCGCTGACCGAACCGATCAAGATTCCGAACCTCGTGGCCACGATTCTCGAGCGGCTCGTCGATCCGGCCGAACTACGACTCGTGCGCGGCATGCCGAACGAAGTGGTGCAAGCCGCCACGGCCGCGCCGATTCCCGGCCTGCTGTAA
- the epmA gene encoding EF-P lysine aminoacylase EpmA — protein MSENREDWRPTANWEILRRRAALLARLREFFAKNGFLEVETPILSADTVVDRFLDPFCVPVAGDADGRAIKKYWLQTSPEFGMKRLLAAGGEAIYQVTRAFRREEIGDRHNSEFTIVEWYRRGDSMHVGMQFLDDLCHAMLDTPPAELLTYQAAFEKFVGIDPHAATPDELRAAVRQQGISAPESLDATDRDAWLDLLLVSLVEPRLGFETPVILHDYPPTQAALAIVRPGPPAVAERFELYVRGVELANGYHELLDPAVLRARNRENNENRAADGKPTLPEESRLLAAMDYGLPAACGVALGFDRVMMLATGARTIAEVIAFPFDRA, from the coding sequence ATGAGTGAAAACCGCGAAGATTGGCGCCCGACAGCGAACTGGGAGATATTGCGCCGTCGCGCGGCTCTGTTGGCCCGCCTGCGCGAGTTCTTTGCAAAGAACGGATTTCTCGAAGTCGAGACGCCGATTCTGTCGGCCGATACGGTTGTGGATCGTTTTCTTGATCCCTTTTGTGTTCCTGTCGCAGGGGATGCCGACGGGCGGGCGATTAAGAAGTATTGGCTGCAGACGTCCCCAGAGTTCGGCATGAAGCGACTGCTGGCCGCCGGGGGCGAGGCGATCTATCAGGTGACGCGTGCCTTTCGCCGTGAGGAAATCGGGGATCGGCATAATTCCGAGTTCACGATCGTCGAATGGTATCGCCGCGGAGACTCAATGCACGTGGGCATGCAATTCCTGGATGATCTTTGCCACGCGATGCTCGACACGCCGCCGGCGGAATTGCTGACTTATCAAGCGGCGTTCGAAAAGTTTGTCGGCATCGATCCGCATGCGGCGACCCCGGACGAACTGCGCGCAGCCGTTCGGCAGCAGGGAATCTCGGCGCCGGAAAGTCTTGACGCGACCGATCGTGATGCGTGGCTCGATCTGCTATTGGTTTCACTTGTGGAACCACGATTAGGTTTTGAGACGCCCGTGATTCTGCACGACTATCCGCCGACGCAGGCGGCACTGGCGATCGTGCGACCCGGCCCGCCGGCGGTGGCCGAACGCTTTGAGCTTTACGTGCGTGGCGTGGAGTTGGCGAACGGTTATCACGAGTTGCTCGATCCGGCCGTGCTGCGCGCACGGAATCGTGAGAACAACGAAAACCGCGCCGCCGATGGCAAACCGACACTGCCCGAGGAAAGCCGGCTACTAGCGGCGATGGATTATGGTCTGCCCGCAGCCTGCGGCGTGGCGCTCGGTTTCGATCGCGTCATGATGCTGGCGACGGGCGCACGCACGATTGCAGAGGTGATCGCCTTTCCGTTTGATCGGGCGTAG
- a CDS encoding metallophosphoesterase: MTRIAWLTDLHLNFLSGDAVDGYLTRVAAVRADAVLISGDIAESQNLVDYLEWIAGRLRGPIYFVLGNHDFYHGSIAGVRAAVTDLCRREPRLVWLSSADPIPLAPDTGLVGHDGWADARLGDYERSLVMMNDYRLIAEFASMSKEARWPLLMAEADAAAAHIRDVLPTALERFTRVVLVTHVPPFRESCWHQGEISNDEWLPHFTSQAMGDALLLVMRDFPARELIVLCGHTHGRGEARPAPNIRVLTGGAEYGSPSIERVFEVDDRGKFTESEPAR, encoded by the coding sequence ATGACACGCATTGCCTGGCTTACGGACCTGCACCTGAACTTTTTGTCGGGCGACGCCGTCGACGGGTATCTGACGCGCGTCGCGGCGGTCCGCGCCGATGCGGTTCTGATTAGCGGCGACATCGCCGAATCGCAAAATCTCGTGGATTATCTCGAGTGGATTGCTGGCCGGTTGCGCGGCCCGATTTATTTCGTGCTCGGCAACCACGATTTTTACCACGGCTCGATCGCGGGAGTACGGGCTGCGGTGACGGACCTTTGCCGGCGCGAGCCACGACTGGTCTGGCTCAGCAGCGCGGATCCGATTCCCCTGGCGCCCGATACGGGACTCGTTGGCCACGACGGTTGGGCCGACGCGCGACTGGGGGACTATGAGCGGTCGCTCGTGATGATGAACGATTACCGACTGATCGCGGAATTCGCTTCGATGAGCAAGGAAGCCCGCTGGCCGCTACTAATGGCCGAGGCAGATGCCGCAGCTGCTCATATTCGCGACGTCCTGCCGACGGCGCTCGAGCGATTTACCCGCGTCGTGTTGGTAACGCACGTACCACCATTTCGTGAGTCGTGTTGGCACCAGGGGGAAATCTCGAACGACGAATGGCTGCCGCATTTCACGTCGCAGGCGATGGGGGACGCGTTGTTGTTAGTCATGCGCGATTTCCCGGCGCGCGAACTGATCGTCCTATGCGGCCACACGCATGGGCGAGGCGAAGCCCGGCCGGCGCCGAATATTCGCGTGCTGACCGGCGGTGCCGAGTACGGATCGCCGTCGATCGAGCGCGTGTTCGAAGTCGATGACCGCGGGAAGTTCACCGAGAGTGAGCCCGCACGATGA
- a CDS encoding VIT1/CCC1 transporter family protein — MSFLKARRADPLDAEHTPAAIRRRLRSATEHSYLRDFVLGAMDGTVTTFAVVAGVAGAGLPSGVAIVLGVANLLADGFSMAAGNYLSTKTDRQLVDRARRIEEMHVEQVPDGEREEVRQIFAAKGFEGRILDEIVSVITTDRQRWVDTMLTEELGLRLESPSALRAAASTFVSFVVVGLTPLLPFLLGIGGSPAAIFGTSAAATGVAFLGVGIARGLVLDEPVVRAGFETLVIGGVTAALSYAVGVALQSVGAA; from the coding sequence ATGAGCTTTCTGAAGGCGCGACGCGCCGATCCACTCGATGCCGAGCATACGCCGGCGGCGATCCGGCGCCGCTTGCGATCCGCGACCGAGCACAGCTATCTGCGCGACTTTGTCCTGGGCGCCATGGACGGTACCGTGACGACGTTCGCCGTGGTTGCGGGTGTTGCCGGAGCGGGGCTGCCCAGTGGCGTGGCGATCGTGCTGGGAGTTGCCAACTTGTTGGCCGATGGTTTCAGCATGGCGGCCGGCAACTACTTGAGCACCAAAACAGATCGCCAGCTTGTCGATCGCGCGCGGCGCATCGAGGAGATGCACGTCGAGCAGGTGCCCGACGGCGAGCGCGAAGAGGTACGCCAAATTTTCGCCGCCAAGGGTTTCGAAGGACGCATCCTTGACGAAATCGTTTCGGTGATCACGACCGATCGGCAGCGATGGGTCGATACGATGCTGACCGAAGAATTGGGGCTACGGCTCGAGTCACCGAGCGCGCTGCGCGCGGCGGCGTCGACCTTTGTCTCGTTTGTCGTCGTGGGGTTGACGCCGCTGTTGCCATTTTTATTGGGTATCGGCGGCAGCCCCGCGGCCATCTTCGGCACAAGCGCCGCGGCGACCGGCGTGGCGTTTCTGGGCGTAGGCATCGCGCGCGGACTGGTCCTTGACGAACCGGTCGTTCGCGCCGGGTTCGAGACGCTGGTCATCGGCGGCGTAACGGCCGCGCTGAGCTATGCGGTGGGCGTAGCGCTGCAAAGTGTGGGTGCGGCCTAA
- the epmB gene encoding EF-P beta-lysylation protein EpmB, with the protein MLAIQTDSVRPNSPPAEPCWRRELRQAVRDPHELVRLLDLPADFAAQALAAAGDFPLFVPREFLSRIRPGDPHDPLLRQVLPVLAEQEIVPGFSTDPVDDRAAQRTPGLLQKYPGRALLITTGACAVHCRYCFRRHFPYQEAPKSLSAWEPAFRAIEEDSSLHEVLLSGGDPLVMVDDFLARLAERLAAIPHLRRLRIHTRLPIMIPGRVCSELLNWLTGTRLTPIVVVHANHSAELDDAVAAAFGQLVDAGIVVLNQAVLLRGVNDSVEALAALCERLVDLRVMPYYLHQLDPVAGGAHFEVPVSRGRELMAQLTARLPGYAVPRYVRELPGESSKTAIA; encoded by the coding sequence ATTTTAGCGATCCAGACCGATTCTGTCCGCCCCAACTCCCCCCCGGCCGAGCCATGTTGGCGGCGCGAGCTGCGGCAGGCGGTACGCGACCCGCACGAGCTGGTGCGGTTACTCGACTTACCAGCCGATTTCGCCGCGCAAGCCCTGGCCGCGGCGGGCGATTTTCCCTTGTTCGTGCCGCGCGAGTTCCTGTCGCGCATCCGGCCGGGTGATCCCCACGACCCACTCTTGCGCCAGGTTTTGCCGGTGCTGGCTGAGCAGGAAATCGTGCCGGGCTTCTCGACCGATCCGGTCGATGATCGAGCGGCTCAAAGAACGCCGGGCTTGTTACAAAAATATCCAGGCCGGGCCTTGTTGATCACGACCGGCGCCTGTGCTGTGCATTGCCGTTACTGCTTTCGTCGGCACTTTCCTTATCAGGAAGCGCCCAAATCGCTATCGGCGTGGGAGCCGGCCTTCCGCGCGATCGAAGAAGATTCCTCCCTGCACGAGGTGCTGCTCTCTGGCGGCGATCCGCTGGTGATGGTCGACGATTTTCTGGCGCGCCTGGCCGAGCGGTTGGCCGCAATCCCGCATCTGCGGCGGCTGCGCATTCACACCCGACTGCCGATCATGATTCCCGGCCGCGTGTGCAGCGAGTTGTTGAACTGGCTCACCGGCACCCGCCTGACGCCAATCGTCGTCGTACATGCAAACCACTCCGCAGAGCTGGACGACGCCGTGGCCGCTGCCTTTGGGCAGCTTGTTGACGCGGGCATTGTCGTATTGAACCAGGCCGTGCTACTGCGCGGCGTCAATGATTCAGTCGAGGCGCTGGCCGCGTTGTGCGAGCGACTCGTTGATCTGCGCGTGATGCCTTACTACTTGCACCAACTCGATCCGGTGGCCGGCGGCGCGCATTTCGAGGTTCCTGTGTCGCGTGGACGTGAATTGATGGCACAGCTCACAGCGCGCCTGCCGGGTTATGCAGTTCCGCGCTATGTCCGCGAGCTGCCTGGGGAATCAAGCAAAACTGCCATCGCGTAG
- the efp gene encoding elongation factor P, whose protein sequence is MASYSTSDFKKGLKIQIDGDPYIMVECNFVKPGKGNALYKCKMKNLVRNSMLERTYKGGDSLEAADVTEIDGQYLYRQGENFVFMDNTTYEQYELTAAQVDDTWKWIKEGMICRMVLFNNNPITVTPPNHVVLKVEYAEPAVRGNTATNLTKPVKLETGAEILVPAFVEQDSFIKIDTRTGEYLERAKE, encoded by the coding sequence GTGGCCAGCTATTCCACCAGCGACTTCAAGAAGGGCCTGAAGATCCAGATCGACGGCGATCCCTACATCATGGTCGAATGCAACTTCGTCAAGCCGGGCAAGGGAAACGCCCTGTACAAGTGCAAGATGAAGAACCTGGTCCGCAACTCGATGCTCGAGCGCACCTACAAGGGGGGCGATTCGCTCGAGGCGGCCGACGTCACCGAGATCGACGGTCAGTATCTTTACCGTCAGGGTGAGAATTTCGTCTTCATGGACAACACCACGTACGAGCAGTATGAGTTGACCGCCGCTCAGGTCGATGACACGTGGAAGTGGATCAAGGAAGGGATGATTTGCCGGATGGTGTTGTTCAACAATAATCCCATCACCGTCACGCCCCCGAACCACGTCGTGCTGAAAGTCGAATACGCCGAGCCGGCCGTCCGCGGTAACACGGCCACGAACTTGACGAAGCCGGTGAAGCTGGAAACCGGCGCCGAGATTCTGGTCCCCGCCTTCGTCGAGCAGGACTCGTTCATCAAGATCGACACCCGCACGGGCGAATACCTGGAGCGGGCCAAGGAGTAG
- a CDS encoding neutral/alkaline non-lysosomal ceramidase N-terminal domain-containing protein, with protein MRFSIAHLSFMAAIVALAAPSADVLATDPVAWKAGVAKTVITPERPMWMSGYSSRDHAAEGKLHDLWAKALVLEDATGGRAVLVTLDLVGIDRVLSLAIRGELETKYGLKKSQVAINCSHTHTGPVVGHNLRAMYFLDEQQSRLIDEYTAGLQAKVIAVVGEAIKNLAPATLAWADGNATFAVNRRTNLEPEVPKLAAEGKLKGPVDHDVPVLAVKDMAGKLKTVVFGYACHATALSFYQWTGDWPGFAQIDLEREHPGTVAMFWAGCGADQNPLPRRTVELAEKYGQKMSDAVDQVLAGELTPVAGRLHTSYDEIDLPFATLPTNEELKTQAASSDKYQAARAKLLLAQIDGGQPLSPTYPYPIEVWRLGDGPVMITLGGEVVVDYALRLKAELPNERVWVAGYTNDVMAYIPSRRVLTEGGYEGASAMIFYGLPTSWAPEVEESIIREVRKQVATKP; from the coding sequence ATGAGATTCTCGATCGCACACCTCTCGTTCATGGCTGCCATCGTCGCGTTGGCGGCGCCGTCCGCGGATGTTTTGGCGACTGATCCTGTTGCCTGGAAAGCCGGCGTGGCCAAAACGGTCATCACGCCCGAGCGCCCCATGTGGATGAGCGGCTATTCGAGCCGTGACCACGCCGCCGAGGGGAAGCTGCACGACCTGTGGGCCAAGGCACTGGTGCTGGAAGATGCGACCGGAGGGCGCGCGGTGTTGGTAACGCTCGACCTGGTCGGCATCGATCGAGTGTTGTCGCTGGCGATCCGTGGTGAATTGGAAACGAAGTACGGATTAAAAAAATCGCAAGTCGCGATCAATTGCTCGCACACCCACACCGGACCGGTGGTAGGACACAACCTGCGCGCCATGTATTTCCTGGACGAGCAACAATCCCGGCTGATCGACGAGTACACCGCGGGTCTGCAAGCCAAGGTGATCGCGGTGGTCGGCGAGGCGATCAAGAATCTCGCCCCGGCAACGCTCGCGTGGGCGGATGGCAACGCGACCTTTGCCGTCAACCGGCGGACGAATCTCGAGCCTGAGGTGCCAAAACTGGCAGCCGAAGGGAAACTGAAAGGGCCGGTGGATCACGATGTGCCGGTGCTGGCTGTGAAAGACATGGCGGGAAAATTGAAGACCGTCGTCTTTGGCTACGCCTGTCACGCCACGGCCCTGTCGTTCTATCAGTGGACCGGAGATTGGCCGGGCTTTGCGCAAATTGATCTTGAGCGCGAACACCCCGGTACGGTCGCCATGTTCTGGGCCGGCTGTGGGGCGGATCAAAACCCGCTGCCGCGCCGCACCGTGGAGCTGGCCGAAAAATATGGCCAGAAGATGAGTGATGCGGTCGATCAGGTGCTGGCCGGTGAACTCACTCCCGTCGCTGGCCGGTTGCACACCTCGTATGACGAGATCGACCTGCCGTTCGCGACATTACCTACGAACGAGGAGTTGAAAACGCAGGCGGCATCGTCGGACAAGTACCAGGCGGCGCGTGCCAAGCTATTACTGGCGCAGATCGACGGCGGTCAGCCGCTGAGTCCGACGTATCCCTATCCGATCGAGGTTTGGCGCCTGGGGGACGGTCCCGTGATGATCACGTTAGGGGGCGAAGTCGTTGTCGACTATGCGCTGCGACTCAAGGCAGAATTGCCCAACGAGCGCGTGTGGGTCGCTGGCTATACGAATGACGTGATGGCCTACATCCCTTCGCGCCGGGTGCTCACCGAAGGGGGTTACGAGGGCGCGAGCGCGATGATCTTCTACGGCCTACCGACCTCCTGGGCCCCCGAGGTCGAAGAGTCCATTATCCGCGAAGTGCGCAAGCAGGTGGCGACTAAGCCGTAG
- a CDS encoding response regulator, which produces MATEAADKTAAKRILIVDDDAEIVESIRLALEARGYKILVARDGNQGLAMAEREDPDLLILDMMMPKRSGFLVLEKLRRTRPVPMRVIMITANEGSRHKAYAEMLGVDDYIRKPFAMDRLMESVAKLLA; this is translated from the coding sequence ATGGCAACAGAAGCAGCGGATAAAACAGCGGCGAAGCGGATCCTGATCGTCGACGACGATGCCGAAATCGTGGAATCGATCCGCCTGGCGCTCGAAGCCCGCGGCTATAAGATCTTGGTCGCGCGCGACGGCAACCAGGGGTTGGCGATGGCCGAGCGCGAGGATCCCGATCTGTTGATTCTGGACATGATGATGCCCAAGCGCAGCGGCTTTCTGGTGCTGGAGAAGCTGCGCCGCACGCGTCCCGTGCCGATGCGGGTCATCATGATCACGGCCAACGAAGGCAGCCGGCACAAGGCTTACGCCGAGATGTTGGGGGTCGACGACTATATCCGCAAGCCGTTCGCCATGGATCGGCTGATGGAAAGTGTCGCCAAGCTGCTGGCCTAA
- a CDS encoding sugar phosphate isomerase/epimerase family protein — MQLGLVTYMWGAEWDLPTLIKNCQLTGFRGVELRTTHKHGVEPALSADQRREVNKQFTDSGVELVGLGTTCDFHSPDAAELKKQIEEAKSFIKLSHDCGGTGIKVRPNGLPKEVPVAQTLEQIGRSLAELAAFGEGYGQVIRLEVHGRGTDELPRVKAIMDAATHPGAVVCWNCNQTDLSGAGLVDNFNLVKDRLGTIHIHDLISTYPWQQLFGLLNGANFTGWTLVEEGDKTADPVRVMKYYRLLWERMTAK, encoded by the coding sequence ATGCAACTGGGACTTGTCACTTACATGTGGGGCGCGGAATGGGACCTCCCCACGCTGATCAAGAATTGCCAGTTGACCGGTTTTCGCGGCGTCGAGCTGCGGACGACCCACAAGCATGGCGTCGAGCCGGCGCTCTCGGCTGACCAGCGGCGCGAAGTGAATAAGCAATTCACCGACAGCGGCGTCGAACTCGTCGGGCTCGGCACGACCTGCGATTTTCACTCACCCGACGCTGCCGAGCTGAAGAAGCAAATCGAAGAAGCGAAGTCGTTCATCAAGCTCAGTCACGATTGCGGTGGCACGGGCATCAAGGTCCGCCCGAACGGTCTTCCGAAAGAAGTCCCCGTCGCCCAGACGCTCGAACAGATCGGCCGCTCGCTGGCCGAACTGGCCGCCTTCGGCGAAGGATATGGGCAAGTCATCAGACTCGAAGTGCATGGCCGCGGCACGGACGAGCTGCCGCGCGTAAAAGCGATCATGGACGCCGCCACGCATCCCGGGGCGGTCGTCTGCTGGAATTGCAATCAAACCGATCTATCGGGCGCGGGGCTGGTCGATAACTTCAATCTCGTGAAGGATCGCCTCGGCACGATCCACATTCACGATCTCATCAGCACCTATCCCTGGCAGCAGCTGTTCGGCCTGCTGAACGGCGCCAACTTCACCGGCTGGACCTTGGTCGAAGAAGGGGACAAGACGGCCGACCCAGTGCGTGTGATGAAGTACTATCGGCTGCTCTGGGAACGAATGACCGCGAAGTAG